Proteins co-encoded in one Apis mellifera strain DH4 linkage group LG15, Amel_HAv3.1, whole genome shotgun sequence genomic window:
- the LOC551551 gene encoding pre-mRNA-splicing factor Slu7 isoform X2 yields MANTLANVPVSKIIKNKSNFEDEPKKKSREDWRKAKELEEARKAGTAPAAVDEEGKDINPHIPQYISATPWYFGAQGPTLKHQRPQPEKQKKYSGINEWYKRGVDSSKIATKYRKGACENCGAITHKKKECMERPRKIGAKYTNANIAPDEFTQPELSTDYDGKRDRWAGYDPSQHRAIVEEYQKIEEAKRQMRAEKLNAEGNDEQDSDKDEDKYVDEVDMPGTKVDSKQRITVRNLRIREDTAKYLRNLDPNSAYYDPKTRSMRDNPYAGTDREVDYKGENFARFSGDTQRHANAQLFAWEAHERGVDVHLLAEPTKLELLKQEYDKKRDELKDKTRESIISTYGGEEHLNAPPPSLLLAQTEQYVEYSRYGKL; encoded by the exons atggcTAATACTTTAGCTAATGTACCTgtgtcaaaaattataaaaaataaaagcaatttcGAAGATgaaccaaagaaaaaaagtagagAAGATTGGAGGAAAGCgaaagaattggaagaagCAAGAAAAGCTGGTACAGCACCAGCTGCAGTAGATGAAGAAGGCAAAGATATTAATCCACATATACCACAGTATATTAGTGCTACACCATGGTATTTTGGAGCTCAA gGACCTACTTTAAAGCATCAAAGACCACAAccagaaaaacaaaaaaaatatagtggCATAAATGAGTGGTACAAACGTGGTGTAGATTCATCTAAAATAGCAACTAAGTATCGTAAAGGAGCATGTGAAAATTGTGGAGCAATAactcacaaaaaaaaagaatgtatggAACGTCCACGTAAAATAGGtgcaaaatatacaaatgcaAATATAGCACCAGATGAGTTTACTCAACCAGAATTATCTACAGATTATGATGGCAAAAGAGATAG ATGGGCTGGTTATGATCCTTCACAACATAGAGCAATTGTTGAAGAATATCAAAAGATTGAAGAAGCAAAAAGACAAATGCGtgcagaaaaattaaatgcagAAGGAAATGATGAACAAGATTCAGATAAAGATGAAGATAAATATGTTGATGAAGTTGATATGCCTGGAACAAAAGTAGATTCTAAACAACGTATTACTGTTAGAAATTTACGAATTAGAGAAGATAcagcaaaatatttaagaaatttggaTCCAAATTCAGCATATTATGATCCTAAAACGAGATCTATGCGTGATAATCCTTATGCTGGTACAGATAGAga GGTAGATTATAAAGGTGAAAACTTCGCACGTTTTTCGGGAGATACACAACGACATGCAAATGCACAATTATTTGCATGGGAAGCACATGAAAGAGGTGTTGATGTTCATTTGCTCGCAGAACCTACGAAATTAGAATTACTTAAACAGGAATATGATAAAAAGCGCGacgaattaaaagataaaactcGTGAAAGCATAATTAGTACATATGGAGGTGAAGAACATCTCAATGCTCCTC